One genomic region from Alteromonas pelagimontana encodes:
- a CDS encoding sensor histidine kinase, whose translation MKTKACAKYLFDNHEHIFNLWEDRANNEVLAASKTPDLVVRDYLPHFMESLTEALDKYETTSDETQFADINFDPQYSHVHGRARAAVQYYDLRQVMREYAILRQVIREELKKNDLLCFTSLEIIDRFIESSSLEAGQLFVDSIKEVQDKLISVIAHDLRNPISVASSYIEVGEEGLMTAEKVFPAIKRSLAKALKLIGDLLDANQVKAGNGMTFRFERCDMVEEVTYACNEAKEVYANQVHFKSKIDSAVGIYDKSSVHRVLENLISNAIKYGGVDTAVNIAIDGNDNFVTISVHNTGSYIKQEEQASIFNFLSREDNAQSQQKEGWGLGLFLVKVVAAAHKGDAWVESSLESGTTFFIKLNRSAHKENTAFSNFL comes from the coding sequence ATGAAAACAAAGGCTTGCGCCAAATATTTATTTGATAATCACGAACACATTTTCAACTTATGGGAAGATCGGGCTAATAATGAAGTATTAGCTGCTTCAAAAACGCCAGACTTGGTAGTGCGAGATTATCTTCCTCATTTTATGGAAAGTTTAACGGAGGCTCTTGATAAATATGAGACTACCTCCGATGAAACACAATTTGCTGACATTAATTTCGACCCGCAATATAGCCATGTGCATGGAAGAGCGCGTGCTGCGGTACAGTATTACGATCTTCGGCAAGTCATGCGGGAGTACGCGATACTGCGGCAAGTCATTCGAGAAGAATTAAAAAAGAACGATTTGCTTTGTTTTACTTCATTAGAAATTATCGACCGCTTTATCGAGTCGAGCAGCCTTGAAGCCGGGCAGCTTTTTGTCGACTCTATTAAAGAAGTGCAAGATAAATTAATCAGTGTAATTGCTCATGATCTTCGTAATCCAATTTCCGTCGCCTCTTCCTATATTGAAGTTGGTGAAGAAGGATTAATGACGGCAGAAAAAGTCTTTCCAGCCATAAAACGAAGTTTGGCAAAGGCGCTTAAGCTTATCGGTGACTTACTTGATGCTAATCAGGTAAAAGCCGGAAACGGTATGACATTCCGGTTCGAGCGTTGTGATATGGTAGAGGAAGTGACTTACGCCTGTAATGAAGCCAAAGAAGTTTACGCAAACCAGGTTCATTTCAAATCAAAAATAGATTCAGCGGTAGGTATTTACGATAAATCTTCCGTTCATCGAGTTCTTGAGAATCTTATCTCTAATGCTATCAAGTACGGAGGTGTAGATACGGCCGTTAACATAGCCATTGATGGTAACGATAACTTCGTTACGATAAGTGTGCATAATACTGGCTCCTATATCAAGCAGGAAGAGCAGGCCTCAATCTTTAACTTTTTGTCTCGTGAAGACAATGCCCAATCTCAGCAGAAAGAGGGATGGGGTCTCGGTTTATTTCTGGTCAAGGTCGTGGCAGCGGCTCACAAAGGAGACGCTTGGGTAGAAAGTAGCTTGGAATCGGGAACGACGTTTTTTATAAAACTTAACCGTTCTGCCCATAAAGAGAACACAGCGTTTTCGAATTTCCTTTAG
- a CDS encoding EF-hand domain-containing protein has protein sequence MKHLRLATLIVSALATSMAGANQTLKTSGKDGNSNDLQKVFEQYDVNHSGELDKDELNQYIAATQSKGNATSEDSRQGDKVTVTQKPAQITIDQKPAQVTVRQPKPEVTITTRDPDIQIDQPEPEVNVAQSKPRVNVKAGKPAIDVEQENPDVKIQQPDPEVQVDQKEVEVALKNKDR, from the coding sequence ATGAAACATCTTCGATTAGCTACGTTAATAGTTTCTGCACTTGCAACGAGTATGGCAGGGGCGAATCAGACACTGAAAACAAGTGGAAAGGACGGGAATTCGAACGATCTGCAAAAGGTTTTTGAACAATATGATGTAAACCATAGTGGCGAATTGGACAAAGACGAACTGAACCAATACATCGCAGCAACTCAGTCTAAAGGAAATGCGACCAGCGAGGATTCGCGGCAGGGCGATAAGGTGACGGTAACCCAAAAGCCCGCCCAGATCACCATTGATCAAAAGCCAGCTCAAGTTACGGTTAGACAGCCAAAGCCAGAGGTGACAATTACTACCCGGGACCCTGACATACAGATCGACCAACCTGAGCCGGAGGTAAATGTTGCCCAATCTAAACCTCGAGTTAATGTAAAGGCCGGCAAACCTGCTATTGATGTGGAACAGGAAAACCCAGATGTTAAAATTCAACAGCCTGATCCTGAGGTCCAAGTCGATCAGAAAGAAGTGGAAGTGGCGCTTAAAAACAAAGATAGATAG
- a CDS encoding PRC-barrel domain-containing protein: MKINTQHNTLPILKRRFTACAIAIAMGSGVASVSAQQSSEKPEKAEVEVIRGQTDVQVKQPAPSVDINQKDAKVDVAVGKAKVDVEYKEPEISIKQQEPDVEIAQAEPEVIINSAEPNVKVNKAEPEVSIEKSEPEINIVREDQKGNLRKDSDIAYVNQLKIAELEGKDLINSQGEDVGEISEVVQNNQDKQLSLVIESGGIMGVGESKSVLPLDEVTLENNKIVWDKNKDPEQLPEFNESQYVALNQKEKTVEDYIGEHR; the protein is encoded by the coding sequence ATGAAGATTAATACACAACATAACACTCTTCCGATCCTCAAGCGTCGTTTTACCGCATGTGCCATCGCTATAGCTATGGGAAGTGGAGTGGCATCTGTATCCGCCCAGCAATCTTCTGAAAAGCCCGAAAAAGCAGAGGTTGAAGTTATACGCGGCCAAACTGATGTTCAGGTAAAACAGCCGGCACCATCCGTTGATATTAATCAGAAAGATGCAAAAGTCGACGTAGCTGTAGGCAAAGCAAAGGTGGATGTCGAGTACAAAGAACCAGAAATAAGCATTAAGCAACAAGAACCGGATGTTGAAATAGCTCAGGCAGAACCTGAAGTCATTATCAATTCAGCTGAGCCGAACGTTAAAGTTAATAAAGCCGAACCAGAAGTTAGCATTGAAAAAAGCGAACCTGAAATTAATATAGTTAGAGAAGATCAAAAAGGGAATTTACGTAAAGACAGTGATATTGCCTATGTAAACCAGTTAAAGATTGCAGAATTGGAAGGAAAAGATTTAATTAATTCACAGGGCGAAGACGTTGGTGAAATTTCAGAAGTTGTGCAAAATAATCAAGATAAGCAACTCTCTCTTGTTATCGAATCTGGTGGAATTATGGGTGTAGGTGAGTCTAAATCGGTTCTGCCGCTGGATGAGGTGACACTGGAAAATAATAAAATTGTATGGGACAAAAATAAGGATCCTGAGCAGCTACCCGAATTTAACGAATCTCAATATGTTGCTTTGAATCAAAAAGAAAAAACCGTAGAAGATTATATTGGTGAACACCGATAA